The Onychomys torridus chromosome 4, mOncTor1.1, whole genome shotgun sequence DNA window AAACCTCTTCACAGTGCTCTGTGCCCAGCACTTGGCATCCAATACTCCATGCAGCAGTAGTGTGATGATGCCATTTACAAAAAtcctcgggggctggagagatggctcaatggattaAGTACTTGCcccacaagcataaggacctgattTTAGATTCTCTGTGTCCATTTACAAGCTGGGAACAGCAgcacacacctatgatcccagtgctgacgaggcagaggcaaggagaatCCTGGGgtctttctggccagccagtctagctgaattggtgagctctgggttcagtgagagactctgtctagaaaaatatgggctgtggagatggctcagtggataagggcacttgctgtgcaGACATGAGGGCCTGAGCTCAGATTCCTAACAACCCATGTGAAGAGCTGGACATGGCTGTGTGCTCCTGCAACCCCAAGCTGGAGGTATGGTGGTGCAGGGGCAGAGATAGGAGATGCATTGGGGCATTCTGGCTGCCAGACTGGCCTCCAAATGAAGAACTCCAAGTTCAGtgggagaacctgtctcaagagagaataaggcagagagcaaaGAAGAAGGCACATGATatccctctctggcttccacattgcAAGCACATGGCACACCCACCCAcatccacacatatgcaaatgtgcacccccacacacatacacaaatacatagtACTGGTAAAATGTCGAGTATTTGGGGAAGATATCCAGTGTCCTCTCTTGGCTTCTGCATGCAAACACATGGATGCAAGCATCTCATATTCcatatatacacatcacacacaaaaaaatgattaaattgaGAGTGATAGAGTAATACACTCTGTCAACCTATGACCACCATACCTGCACATAAATATCCACACACccatctacatacatacatgcatacataatacatacgtacatgtacacacacacacacacacacacacacacacacacacacaccttgttgtGTTGGAGGCTCAGCAGCCTGAGACCCCTCGTGAACCCCAGGGCAAGGGTCATATGGCTGTACATTGAAACTTGGTCCCCAGAACATTGCTAGATAGAGAAGGAACTTTGAACCAGAATCGTGCAGTATTCAGCAAGCTGGAAACTGGTCAAAGACAGAGTCTACTAGGAACTTAGAGACAGATTTCAAGCAACATGCCAGACGTTCAGGGTGGTACAGAAATATGGTCAACATTTGCAAACCAGTTCCTGGGAGGTTGCCCAGAGGTACAACCGACACCTAAGATTCAGTCTGTGAAGACTGCATGTGGGCCCAGACAGGATCTAGAGCCTGATTTCCTCAAGGAAGGTGTGACAGTGAGAGGGACACACTGGTATGACCAGCACCgtgtctgtcttagggttctattgctgtgatgaaacaccataaccaagagcAAGGTGGGGAGAAAAGCGTCTACTTGGCATACACATCTACACcgcagtccatcactgaaggatattgtcagcacaggaactcaagcagggcaggaacctggaggcaggagctgatgcagaggccatggaggggttgctgctgactggcttgctccctcatgcttgctcagcctgttttcttatagaaccaagggCTACCAGCTCAGGGGTGGAAAGCTGACATAGAACTAGCCAGGACAACCTGGGACCCAACACCACAAGGGATCCCTGGGAAAGGAACCCTGAGAGCTCGACAGTGTGTCTACTCTACATCTCCACACTCTCCAGTTCACACTTGTTCCGCCTGTATTTAATACCCAGCGTCAACTGAAGTGCCTTGTCACTTGACTTATGACTTTAGACTTTGTAGCTTAGAGCAGTTGTGGAACTAACACCACTGAAGTCCGGAGGCTGGCGTGGAATTAGTTACTTGATAAAAGTTGGAAACTAACCTTGTCAGCTGCTTGACCTGCAAAATTCCTATGAAGTTTGCCAACAGGATTAAGCTTGaagttataaaattatatgttgaAAAGCACAAAGTATGGAGAGTCCAAGTCATCGTATATGGACCCAGTTTGTCAGTTACAGCACAAAAGCATGCTGGGAGTACATAAGCTGTAGATACCTGTAACATTAGCCACAttgatttcattcatttttctgtttgctCCTGTCTTATGTGATAGACTAAGCTAGGTATTAAGGGAGAAGAAAGTAAACAGAAGAGATATACATCCTCCAGaagggaggcagaaagacagacagatgagtcTCATGAAGCCtgaactagccttgaacttgctgtgcatccaaagatgaccttgaactcctgaccccctgcctctacctccgaaGCTAGGGTGATATGTGCCACTAGACCCAGGAACACAGATAGATTACTTAAGAATGAtaagagcctggcagtggtggcgcacgcctttaatcccagcactccggaggcagaggcaagtggatctctgtgagttcgaggccagcctggtctacagagtgagttccaggaaagccagggctacacagtgaaaccttgttttgaaagaaagagagacacagacagacagacagacagacatgggggggggggggggggaaggaaggaaggaaataatggCTGCGTTTGTTGGCACAAGACCATAATGTTAGCACTCAGGACATTTAGTcaagaggatcttgagttcaagaccagcctggtccacatagcaataccttgtttcaaaaagaaaataatgataaataatatagTAGAGTGTCTCTAGGTGAAtagagtttaaaatattttacaaggcATACATgttggaaattttttaaaaaagaacaagaaacacaTCAGTCAGAAAGTACTATTTCAAAAACGtaatggctttttctttttgtaaaacatAGTAAATAGATGTTTTTGTCTTAGTTTTAATAAGGCCATTGATAGAGGACttcaaaaaatattattaattaagGTTAAGTAATACAGGTATATTGCCAGATTAACAAAACGTTTGTCTATTGATATTTTTTAGAGTTTTCAAAGAGTGTGTTTGGGAATTACTATAGCAGACGGACTCTGCTGAGAGGGTTTGAGGATGTGGGGGCTATAAAGTTTCCAGGAATGCAGCTCCATCTCTGCCATAGGTTATTAAAGACATCACATGCTACAGTAGAGTGCTCATTGTCTGGAAAATGCTTGGTAAATGATTGCTAACTCATTTACCAAGGTTATAAAGGAAGTGTAAACAACGTCTAAATCTTTCTTAGAAAATGTAATTTGCCCTGATCATTTGGACTTTGCCCAACATTTGCCAGATGATAAACTGCAGAAGCATTTGTTCAAATAAATTTTTTCTCCCAGAATAGTTGACTTAGTATTTCATATCAAAGCAAGGTTCGCTCTGAACAGATACTCGACACTAGATGCTTTGGAATGCATCTGGCAGAACAACCTGACGGTGTCGGCCGTAGCGCAGTGTTGAATTGTCAAAGGCTTCTTGTCCCTTAGTGGACTGTAGGAGATGTGCCTGGCATAAGAAGATGGGAGTGGTGAATGGATGGGGAGTAGTACCAGGATGtgtcagagaagaaaataaagagtcATTCTCCTCTGTTTCTAGCTGCTATGATTAAATTCCTACGAGGACCACTTGTTGTTTGGTTTGCCCTTAGTTCATTGTTGTTTAGAGGGGATTAGCCATCAAAACATTCAAATGTTTCATGCTGATGATGTTTTTCCTGGGTTAGAAGTTGAGCCTGCTATTTGTTCATAGATCTTCAAAAGTCAAGTTAATCAGAACAGAGACTAGTAAACTTCTTTTCTGTAGAGAGGCAGACAGTAGATGATCCCAGCTTTGCAGGGAGCAGAAGTCTACGTTGCAGCTTCTGGATTCTCAGCCCTGCTGCTCTAATGGGAAAAGCCACCCCAGGCACCACATAACAAAATTAGCGTGGTGAGTCCCCTTAAATGTTTGTGTGCAAAAATAAACAGCCTGGCTGGATTTGGCCTGGGGACCTTAGTTTACCAATAACTCAGCTTTCAGAGCTTAATTAGCTAGCATCCTTCATGTCTTTGGAAGCTCTGTTTTTCAGCTTGTTCTGTGTCCTCCAGCCTGGGTTCCAGACTAAGCAGAGGCTAGTTGGCGTTCATATATTCTCTATTTACCAGACAAAGGTaaaaatggaagcagagacaTAAGCCTAGTGGAAAATGTCTTTGACATAGACTTATCATCCGGTCTTGATCAAAACTATTAGAAataccaagtgtggtggtgcacacctttactctcaACAcctggcagagagaggcagatctctgtgagatcaaggctagcctggtctccacagtgaattccaggccagtcagagctgtaggagaccctgtctcaaaacaaaacaaaacaaaaatctttaagaaCAAGAACCATAATGAGTAATCCTAGTGTTAGATGGTTTCATACATCAAGGTGAAAATGTTCAAACTTACAGAACGCAGTAGCCAAGCCACTGACTCTATTTGGAACACCGTCCTGTCAGAGGACTGAAGTTCTTATCCTGTTTAATCAGGTAGGAAGTGAGTACACAGCCTCTCCGAACGTGGTCCTTTCATGTGAAAAGGCCATGTGTTTGAGCACCTCATCTCTTGGGTAGGGTtaccaagtgctgtggatatctagCTAAACTAAGCGTATTCCAATGCACTTGAGGCTTTAACCCATCTTTGCCCCTTCTTTTTAATACTTACTGCTATCTACAAATGTTGGATTTGAGGTAGAAACCTTATGTATAAGACATGATTAGAACCAATAGTTGGTTGTCAACCAgtgatacaaaaacaaacaaacaaacaaaaaacaaagaaaccttgaAAACAATATCTGTGTGGAATGTATTTTTCaactaaaatgttaaaatgttgcATGGTTTTGCCAGTGTTGAGAAGTTCTAAGAGTTTTTTCCAGGGTTTGGATTCTCTTCTTCATCTGTCTGGGTAATTGTAATATACAGCATGCACATGAccaatatatttctttaaactgACTGATAACTTAGATGCATGCCAAACAATCTTAACGTAGACTCtttcaatttttatgttttgCACCTCGCTTTTGGAAAGTGTTTACATACTTAGCTTCTGAAATAGTGAAACTCTGTGAACTTGCATTCTAGATTACCTTTCTTCCAAAGGGGCCCAAAATGACATGAGATTGAATTCCAGAGAGGTGAGGGGTGTTAGGTGTGAGACACACTGACAGACTAGCTCCAAAACCTGGATTGCACCACTGCATAGTTTTGTTAAATGCAAATTCTGTCCAGTGGGAAAGTGAGCCATGAGTGTTAAGACATGTAAAACATGTGAGAACATAATCCCCACAAAgttaaaaatagctttttttgTCCCACAAAAATCTCTTGAAGTGCAGCTTTCCTGCCAGAACTTGGGAGTTTGTGGCTAGTTCAGGGTCTTGGCTGAGTGTGGgagttttcattctttgttttgtttgtcttgttccATCTCACTGAGACTCTCTACAGGAGTGTCTGCGTGCTGTTTTGTCTGTGAAGCATGGCCAGGAAGATTCCAAGCCTATATTCGGAACTGACAAGCTGTTAGGGATTGGGCATGAGatctgaggcagaagggtcaaagacctcaagataatttagggctggagaaagatgctcagtggttaagagtacttcctgctcttccagaggactctgatTTAGTTCCAACACCAATGTCTGGCACAGCTCATAACTGaccgtaactccagctccaggaaattcATTACATGTGTgtaacatctttaaaaatatataacaagatGATTTAGAGATCTTCATTCAACAAATCCTATGTGTCTGTGTAGAGGCTGGTGTGCTCTGTTTGCAGTCTGGGTCTGGGTCCCTCTTACAATGTGCAAATAGCTGTTCACAGCTTATGAACCTACCTTGAGCTGCATTAGTCTCCTGAAATGCTTCATTTACTTCCTTCTGCTTCTAGGCTAACACCTATGAAAAATACTGGCCATTCTACCAGAAAAATGGAGGTCTTTATTTTCCCAAAGATCATTTGAAAAAGGCTGTGGCTGAAGTTGAAGAAATGTGCAATATTTTAAAGATGGAAGGCGTGACGGTGAGGCGACCTGACCCCATTGACTGGTCACTGAAGTATAAGACTCCTGATTTTGAGTCTACAGGTAAGTGCCGTCAGGAGAGCAATCTGAAGAGCCTTAGTTCTCGATTTCCTTCTTGGATGTATAAGGAGAATGCTCTTagaatttctttgttgttgttgttgttgtcctttttttccatttttctttattaagaaatttactactcactccacatgctatccacaaactcccccctccctcctcccaccccccagccttctttcccaagccaccctgcatccccacatcccccagatcaaggtctcccatggggagtcagcagagcccagcacactgagcctaggcaggtccaagccccttcccactgcaccaaggctgtgcgaggtgtcacaccacaggcaccggagtccagaagcctgcccatgcaccagggaaagatcctgatccccctgcctgggtgccccccaaacagttcaagccaaacaactgtcttccgtgtccagagggcctagtccagtcccatgggggctccacagccatcagtccacagttcatgggcttccactagtgtggccagtcatctctacatgtcctcccatcatgatctcgacgtccatcccctgcagtatctctcctctctctgatcaattggattcccagagctcagcctggtgcctgccatggatctctgtatctgcctccatctgtcactagacaaaggctctgtgatgacagctaggttatttgctaggctggtcaccagagtagaccggtccaggcaccctctggaccactgccagcagaccaaggtggggtcaaccttgtgtattcctgagagcctccccagaaccctgcctcttcctattcccatgatgcccTAATCCATCCTGTTTTACTTGCTAATCCTTCCAAACTTTAGAGATTATTGAGGAAGCGTCTGATTAATTTTGATATGGTTGAGGTGTCCACATTCTAAACGTTATAGACATTTTACATAAGAACTATGAACGGTCCTTAGTTTTTCTTAATGGCAGAAATTAGAAgggaaagaggggctggagagacggctcagcagttcagagccaTTACGACTCTTGCAGATCACCTGGCAGTCCAgcattcacagcacccacatcaggctgctcatGACAGCTtggaactccagccccaggggatctggcaccctcttctggtatgcatacccccacacagacacatatacacacatttcatttgttttaggaggagaattgaaacattcccttTTTTAAACTGCCATTACTTCACAactgcccttgtgtttgggttCTAGAATTTGTTTTTCAGAATGATCTTAGCCTAGTTCTTACCATGTGATACTGTCCATTATGAGCTCtgtttctatatcttttttaaaaaaggaacctACAAGTAGAGAAGGCCTGATGGTTCAAAATCTCTctcactttttcctttccatttttgctTGATATCAGCACCCAAGAGGGAATTCTTGTCAACAATCTGTTCTAGTGTGTATCATTCCTTTTGCCctgttttatataattatatagacAAATAGGTTTTTAGTAAACTTTTTCTACAAATAGCTGAAGTTACACATACTTTAAAGTCTTGGAAATTTGCATCACTGAGGTGGCCATGGAACTTTTGGTCTGATAGGTTTATACAGTGCGATGCCCCGAGACATCCTGATGGTTGTGGGAAATGAGATTATTGAGGCCCCCATGGCATGGCGCTCACGCTTCTTTGAGTACCGAGCATACAGGTCACTTATCAAAGACTACTTCCACCGTGGTGCCAAGTGGACAACAGCACCCAAGCCCACCATGGCTGATGAACTATATGACAAGGTAGGTCTCCAGGTATAGACTGGTTTCTTAGTGACTTCAAAATAATCCACAAAGGGTAAGAAAGGAATTTGCTGATACTTTGCATATATTAtgcatttccatttaaaaaattattatgtttAGATGAAATATACAAGGAGTAACAACAATAGTAGCTAACATTTTACTGCTTACTCTGTACTGAGTCTGGGCTCAGGATATATCATCAATCACATTTATTCTTACAAAAACTCTAGAAAGAGCcggtgatggtggcgcatgcctttaatcccagcactggagaggcagaggcaggtggatctctgagttcaatggcagcctggtgtacaaagtgagttccaggacagccaggactgttacacagagaaattctgtcttgaaacaaaacaaaacaaaataactttagaAGGGAGTGATATGATGGTATCGTTTCATCACAGGGAGCAAAGCTTGTCCTAAGGACACATTGCTATTCCATGCTGGAGCCACAACTCTCTAGGCTGAAGTCTTTCTCCTGTTCCAGCAGAAGAATCTGGTGTCTAGGCCAGATTCACAGTGAGGTGAAATGTATAGTCatttcctgcctgcaggttccgcGTCCACGAATTCAACCAACTATAAATAAATACTGTGTTTGAAAATTGTGCCTGCCTTGTCAGTCAACAATATAGCATAACAATTTGTCATATAACATTTAGGTTGTACTGAGGATTATAATTAACCTAGAGATGTTTTCAAGGATGCAGGAGACATACATAACTCCTAGGCAAACACTGTGCAAGCTTATGCAGTGGACTTGAACGTCCATAGATTTTAGTATTTATGGAGTACTGGAACCAATCCCCCAACAAATACAAAGGATATATGTCTTTATTAAGATAACTATTATTCATAGAAAAATCActtatagaaataattttaaaatgaaaagctatTCTAGGCATTTAAAGGCAGAAGTGAAAAATAAGTCCAGCACATCCAAAATTGTCAGGAGAAAACATGGCCTCTCATTTTAGGGGATGAATTGGGCTCAGGACCAAATTCCTTCTCTAAAGGAGAGGGGTGACTTCACCCCACTGGCTTTCAGTATTGTGACTAGCTGCACACATGTGTCGTGGACTGCAGTGAGAATCAGTTGCCAGCCTGTACCACTCGTTTCTAAGTGTCAGGAAGTTACTCTCATGCCTAGGTTTTCACTTTG harbors:
- the LOC118582355 gene encoding glycine amidinotransferase, mitochondrial-like is translated as MCNILKMEGVTVRRPDPIDWSLKYKTPDFESTGLYSAMPRDILMVVGNEIIEAPMAWRSRFFEYRAYRSLIKDYFHRGAKWTTAPKPTMADELYDKVGLQV